The Nocardia arthritidis genome has a window encoding:
- a CDS encoding RNA-guided endonuclease InsQ/TnpB family protein, which translates to MLRYNFRLYPTSGQQAALARAFGCARVVFNDALTARKHAYEAGRHMTDKELSKALTLAKKRPDRAWLNDVSSVVLQQALADLNAAYRNFFASLAGKRKGTCVSAPRYRSRRNNRQSIRFTRNARFLITAGGKLRLPKIGDVRVAWSRQLPSAPSSVTVVKDASGRYFASFVVEMVTTPLPTSSSEVGIDLGLIRFAVLSNGNVIDNPRTLRNCERRISRVQRALARKQRGSKNRAKARVRMAKLHAKVADARRDFAHKQSTAIIRENQAVYVEDLCVKGLARTRLAKSVNDAGWSIFIRMLESKAARFGRHFSRINRWYPSTQLCSTCGARNGAKLLSVRSWMCTCGAAHDRDLNAAKNILAAGQAERLNACGERISPTVMAAPPDEAGTRREGRVTLVGISGLRAGEEANTSR; encoded by the coding sequence GAGTTGTATTCAACGATGCATTGACTGCCCGGAAGCATGCCTATGAAGCCGGGCGGCACATGACCGACAAGGAGTTGTCGAAGGCGCTAACCCTCGCGAAGAAGAGGCCGGATCGAGCATGGCTGAACGATGTGTCGAGCGTTGTGCTTCAACAGGCGTTGGCGGATCTGAACGCGGCGTACCGCAACTTCTTTGCTTCCCTCGCAGGGAAACGTAAGGGCACATGTGTCTCTGCCCCTCGATACCGATCGCGTCGAAACAATCGGCAGTCGATCCGATTCACCCGCAATGCTCGCTTTCTCATCACGGCCGGAGGCAAACTTCGGCTGCCGAAGATCGGGGACGTACGGGTCGCCTGGTCGAGGCAACTGCCATCGGCTCCATCGTCCGTCACGGTAGTCAAAGACGCATCGGGTCGGTACTTCGCCTCTTTCGTAGTAGAAATGGTGACAACCCCGTTGCCGACTTCGAGCTCAGAAGTTGGTATCGACTTGGGGTTGATACGATTCGCGGTCTTGTCGAACGGAAATGTGATCGACAACCCGCGAACCTTGCGTAACTGTGAACGCAGAATTAGCCGAGTACAGCGGGCGCTGGCCCGTAAACAGAGGGGCAGCAAAAATCGGGCAAAAGCCCGCGTCAGAATGGCCAAACTGCACGCTAAGGTCGCTGATGCGCGCCGAGATTTCGCGCACAAGCAGTCCACGGCGATCATCCGCGAAAACCAAGCGGTATATGTCGAGGATTTGTGTGTGAAGGGGTTGGCGCGCACTCGTCTGGCCAAGTCGGTGAACGATGCTGGTTGGTCGATCTTCATCCGAATGTTGGAAAGCAAGGCTGCTAGGTTCGGGCGGCATTTCAGCCGAATCAATCGCTGGTATCCGTCGACTCAACTTTGTTCGACCTGCGGGGCGCGTAATGGAGCAAAGTTGTTGAGTGTTCGATCTTGGATGTGTACGTGCGGAGCCGCCCACGACCGCGATTTGAATGCTGCTAAGAACATCCTCGCCGCCGGGCAGGCGGAGAGGTTAAACGCCTGTGGAGAGCGGATAAGCCCGACAGTGATGGCGGCACCGCCCGATGAAGCAGGAACCCGCCGAGAGGGTCGCGTGACCCTGGTAGGAATCTCCGGTCTTCGGGCCGGGGAGGAAGCCAATACTTCCAGGTGA